From Pseudomonas sp. StFLB209, a single genomic window includes:
- the thrC gene encoding threonine synthase, translated as MRYISTRGKAPALNFEDVLLAGLASDGGLYVPENLPRFTQEEIASWAGLPYHELAFRVMRPFVEGSIADADFKKILEETYGVFAHSAVAPLRQLDSNEWVLELFHGPTLAFKDFALQLLGRLLDHVLVKRGERVVIVGATSGDTGSAAIEGCRRCDNVDIFILHPNNRVSDVQRRQMTTILGDNIHNIAIDGNFDDCQEMVKASFADQDFLKGTRLVAVNSINWARIMAQIVYYFHAALQLGGPARSVSFSVPTGNFGDIFAGYLARNMGLPVNQLIVATNRNDILHRFMSGNQYVKDALHPTLSPSMDIMVSSNFERLLFDMHGRNGAAIAELMDTFKQGGGFSVEQDRWTETRKLFDSLAVSDEQTCETIAEVFARTGEVLDPHTAIGVRAARECRRSLDIPMVVLGTAHPVKFPEAVEKAGVGKALELPAHLSDLFQREERCTVLPNDLKAVQAFVSQHGNRGKPL; from the coding sequence ATGCGTTATATCAGTACTCGCGGCAAAGCCCCGGCGTTGAATTTCGAAGACGTATTGCTGGCCGGTCTGGCCAGTGATGGCGGTCTGTATGTCCCGGAAAACCTGCCACGCTTCACTCAGGAAGAAATTGCCTCCTGGGCCGGCCTGCCGTACCACGAACTGGCGTTCCGGGTGATGCGCCCGTTCGTCGAAGGCAGCATCGCCGATGCCGACTTCAAAAAAATTCTCGAAGAAACCTACGGTGTGTTCGCGCACAGCGCGGTGGCACCGCTGCGTCAGCTCGACAGCAACGAATGGGTGTTGGAGCTGTTCCATGGCCCGACCCTGGCGTTCAAGGATTTCGCCCTGCAGTTGCTCGGCCGCCTGCTCGATCACGTGCTGGTCAAGCGTGGCGAGCGCGTGGTGATTGTCGGTGCGACCAGCGGTGATACCGGTTCTGCGGCCATTGAAGGTTGCCGCCGTTGCGACAACGTCGACATCTTCATCCTGCACCCCAATAACCGGGTGTCGGACGTGCAGCGCCGGCAGATGACCACCATCCTGGGCGATAACATCCACAACATCGCTATCGACGGCAACTTCGACGACTGCCAGGAAATGGTCAAGGCCAGCTTCGCTGACCAGGACTTCCTCAAAGGTACGCGGCTGGTCGCGGTCAACTCGATCAACTGGGCGCGGATCATGGCCCAGATCGTCTACTACTTCCATGCAGCGCTGCAATTGGGCGGCCCGGCGCGTTCGGTGTCGTTCTCGGTGCCAACCGGTAACTTCGGCGATATCTTCGCCGGCTACCTGGCGCGCAACATGGGTCTGCCGGTCAACCAGTTGATCGTCGCCACCAACCGCAACGATATCCTGCACCGCTTCATGAGCGGCAATCAGTACGTCAAGGATGCCTTGCATCCGACCCTGTCGCCGTCGATGGACATCATGGTCTCGTCGAACTTCGAGCGTCTGCTGTTCGACATGCACGGCCGCAATGGTGCCGCCATTGCCGAACTGATGGACACCTTCAAGCAAGGTGGCGGGTTCAGCGTCGAACAGGATCGCTGGACTGAAACCCGCAAGCTGTTCGACTCGCTGGCGGTCAGCGACGAGCAGACCTGTGAGACCATCGCTGAGGTCTTCGCCCGTACCGGTGAAGTCCTTGATCCGCACACTGCCATCGGTGTTCGTGCGGCCCGCGAGTGCCGTCGCAGCCTGGACATCCCAATGGTCGTGCTGGGTACAGCACACCCGGTGAAATTCCCTGAAGCGGTAGAGAAGGCCGGTGTCGGCAAGGCGCTTGAGTTGCCTGCCCACCTGTCTGACCTGTTCCAGCGTGAAGAGCGCTGCACAGTGTTGCCCAACGACCTGAAAGCGGTACAGGCGTTTGTCAGCCAGCACGGCAACCGTGGCAAGCCACTCTGA
- a CDS encoding homoserine dehydrogenase, with protein sequence MKPVKVGICGLGTVGGGTFNVLQRNAEEIARRAGRGIEVAQIAVRTPNPNCQLAGTPTTSDVFEVVSNPEIDVVVELIGGYTVARELVLKAIDNGKHVVTANKALIAVHGNEIFARAREKGVIVAFEAAVAGGIPVIKAIREGLSANRINWVAGIINGTGNFILTEMREKGRTFPDVLAEAQALGYAEADPTFDVEGIDAAHKLTILASIAFGIPLQFDKAYTEGITKLTTADVNYAEALGYRIKHLGVARSTEQGIELRVHPTLIPADRLLANVNGVMNAVMVNGDASGSTLFYGAGAGMEPTASSVVADLVDVVRAMTSDPTNRVPHLAFQPDSLSTHPILPIEACESAYYLRIQAKDHPGVLAQVASILSERGINIESIMQKEVEEQDGLVPMILLTHEVVEQRINDAIEALEALQDVVGPVVRIRVEHLN encoded by the coding sequence GTGAAACCGGTCAAAGTAGGCATTTGTGGGCTGGGTACCGTCGGTGGCGGTACCTTTAACGTACTTCAGCGCAACGCCGAGGAGATCGCCCGCCGTGCCGGGCGTGGTATTGAGGTCGCGCAGATTGCGGTTCGTACACCCAACCCCAATTGCCAGCTTGCCGGTACCCCGACCACCAGCGACGTGTTCGAGGTGGTCAGCAACCCTGAGATCGACGTGGTTGTCGAACTGATCGGCGGCTACACCGTTGCCCGTGAACTGGTGCTCAAGGCCATCGACAATGGCAAGCACGTCGTCACCGCCAACAAGGCACTGATTGCTGTACACGGCAACGAGATCTTCGCCCGCGCCCGCGAGAAGGGTGTGATCGTGGCCTTTGAAGCTGCTGTCGCCGGTGGTATTCCGGTGATCAAGGCGATCCGTGAAGGCCTGTCGGCCAACCGCATCAACTGGGTGGCCGGTATCATCAACGGCACCGGTAACTTCATCCTCACCGAAATGCGTGAAAAAGGCCGTACCTTCCCGGACGTTCTGGCTGAAGCCCAGGCCCTAGGTTATGCCGAAGCCGACCCGACCTTCGACGTCGAAGGCATCGATGCGGCGCACAAGCTGACCATTCTGGCGTCCATCGCCTTTGGCATTCCGCTGCAGTTCGACAAGGCCTACACCGAAGGCATCACCAAACTGACCACCGCTGACGTCAACTACGCCGAAGCGCTGGGCTACCGGATCAAGCACCTGGGCGTGGCGCGTAGCACCGAGCAGGGCATTGAACTGCGCGTGCACCCGACCCTGATTCCGGCTGACCGTCTGCTGGCCAACGTCAATGGCGTGATGAATGCCGTAATGGTCAACGGCGACGCGTCGGGCTCTACCCTGTTCTACGGCGCCGGCGCCGGCATGGAGCCGACTGCATCGTCGGTGGTAGCCGACCTGGTGGACGTGGTGCGTGCCATGACTTCCGATCCGACCAATCGCGTGCCGCACCTGGCCTTCCAGCCTGACTCGTTGTCGACCCATCCGATCCTGCCGATCGAGGCCTGTGAAAGCGCCTACTACCTGCGGATCCAGGCCAAGGACCATCCGGGCGTACTGGCTCAGGTGGCGAGCATCCTGTCCGAGCGCGGTATCAATATCGAATCGATCATGCAAAAAGAGGTCGAGGAACAGGATGGCCTGGTGCCGATGATCCTGCTGACCCACGAAGTCGTGGAGCAGCGTATCAACGATGCCATCGAAGCCCTGGAAGCCTTGCAGGATGTCGTCGGCCCTGTGGTCCGCATCCGCGTCGAACACCTTAACTAA
- the dsbC gene encoding bifunctional protein-disulfide isomerase/oxidoreductase DsbC has protein sequence MRLPSFFAVAAAVLLSTFSFFAQADAGAEKAIRKTLDSLELELPVESIASSPFNGLYEVKLKGGRVLYASGDGQFVVQGYLFQIQDGKPVNLTEKTERKAIAQTINGIPAADMVVYPAVGEAKSHITVFTDTTCPYCHKLHEEVGQLNKLGVEVRYVAFPRQGLGSPGDQQLQAVWCSKDRKLAMDQMVEGKNIKAAKCDNPVGKQFQIGQSIGVNGTPAIVLADGQVIPGYQPAAQVAKLALGAK, from the coding sequence ATGCGTTTGCCTTCCTTTTTTGCTGTCGCCGCCGCAGTACTGCTCAGTACTTTCAGCTTTTTCGCCCAGGCAGACGCTGGCGCTGAAAAGGCCATTCGCAAGACCCTGGACTCCCTCGAACTTGAACTGCCGGTCGAAAGCATTGCCAGCAGCCCTTTCAATGGCCTCTATGAAGTCAAGCTCAAGGGCGGCCGTGTGCTGTATGCCAGTGGCGACGGCCAGTTCGTGGTGCAGGGTTACCTGTTCCAGATCCAGGACGGTAAACCGGTCAACCTGACCGAGAAGACCGAGCGCAAGGCCATTGCCCAGACCATCAACGGTATTCCGGCAGCCGACATGGTGGTCTATCCGGCTGTGGGTGAAGCCAAGTCGCACATCACTGTCTTTACCGACACCACGTGCCCGTACTGCCACAAGCTTCATGAAGAAGTCGGCCAGTTGAACAAGCTGGGTGTCGAAGTTCGCTACGTGGCCTTCCCGCGTCAGGGGCTGGGTTCGCCGGGTGACCAGCAGTTGCAGGCGGTCTGGTGCTCCAAGGACCGCAAGCTGGCCATGGACCAGATGGTCGAAGGCAAGAATATCAAGGCAGCCAAGTGCGATAATCCGGTCGGCAAACAGTTCCAGATCGGTCAGTCGATTGGTGTGAACGGTACCCCGGCCATCGTTCTGGCTGACGGCCAGGTGATTCCGGGTTACCAGCCGGCGGCCCAGGTGGCCAAGCTGGCGCTGGGCGCCAAATAA
- the xerD gene encoding site-specific tyrosine recombinase XerD yields MPALDHPLIDRFLDALWLEKGLSDNTRESYRSDLTLFNGWLSERNVQLSEAGREVILDHLAWRVDNGYKPRSTARLLSGLRGFYRYLLREKLIAVDPTLQVEMPQLGKPLPKSLSEADVEALLAAPDLGEPIGERDRAMLEVLYACGLRVSELIGLTLEQVNLRQGVLRVMGKGSKERLVPMGEEAIVWVERYLRGARIELLNGRPSDVLFPSLRGEQMTRQTFWHRIKQHALVAGINKSLSPHTLRHAFATHLLNHGADLRVVQMLLGHSDLSTTQIYTHIARARLQELHATHHPRG; encoded by the coding sequence ATGCCTGCCCTGGATCACCCTCTGATTGACCGCTTTCTCGATGCCCTGTGGCTGGAGAAAGGCCTCTCTGATAACACCCGCGAGTCCTATCGCAGTGATTTGACGCTGTTCAATGGCTGGTTGAGCGAGCGCAATGTGCAGTTGTCCGAGGCTGGCCGCGAGGTGATTCTCGATCATCTGGCCTGGCGCGTGGATAACGGCTACAAGCCGCGTTCCACGGCGCGTCTGCTTTCAGGATTGCGTGGTTTTTATCGCTACCTGTTGCGCGAAAAGCTGATCGCCGTCGACCCGACCCTGCAAGTCGAGATGCCGCAGTTGGGCAAGCCATTGCCCAAGTCGCTGTCCGAAGCCGACGTCGAAGCCTTGCTGGCCGCGCCGGACCTGGGCGAGCCGATTGGTGAGCGCGACCGGGCGATGCTCGAAGTGCTGTACGCCTGCGGGTTGCGAGTCAGTGAGCTGATCGGCCTGACTCTGGAGCAGGTCAATCTGCGTCAGGGTGTGCTGCGGGTCATGGGCAAGGGCAGTAAAGAGCGGCTGGTGCCGATGGGCGAAGAAGCCATCGTCTGGGTCGAGCGTTATTTGCGCGGTGCCCGTATCGAGTTGCTCAACGGGCGTCCCAGCGACGTGCTGTTTCCCAGCCTGCGCGGCGAGCAGATGACCCGCCAGACGTTCTGGCACCGGATCAAGCAGCATGCGCTGGTGGCAGGCATCAACAAGTCATTGTCGCCGCACACCTTGCGGCATGCTTTTGCGACTCATTTGCTCAATCACGGTGCCGACCTGCGGGTGGTGCAGATGCTGCTGGGCCATAGTGACTTGTCCACCACCCAGATCTATACCCATATCGCCCGGGCACGCCTGCAGGAGCTGCATGCGACCCATCATCCGCGTGGATAA
- a CDS encoding RNA-guided endonuclease InsQ/TnpB family protein, which translates to MQRLQAFKYELMPDGRQERQMRRFAGSCRFVFNKALALQKERHEQGENKLGYAGLCKLLTEWRHSPPTAWLADAPVHPLQQSLKDLERAYTNFFAKRADFPRFKKKGQNNSLRYPDPKQIKLDQTNSRLFLPKLGWLRYRNSRETLGTVKNITVSQSCGKWFVSIQTEREIDEQPTAQGAAIGIDMGIARFATLSDGSFYAPLNSFKRHETALCKAQQAMSRKVRFSRNWKKAKACVQRIHSRIGNARRDYLHKCSTTISQNHAMVCIEDLQVRNMSRSAAGTAEAPGRNVRAKSGLNRAILDQGWFEFRRQLDYKLAWRGGWLIAVPPQNTSRRCPCCEHVSAANRQTQALFRCVGCGFEGNADVVGAINVLRAGHARLACEVSAEVMAPAAGTHRSDSGAARCRA; encoded by the coding sequence ATGCAACGACTTCAAGCCTTCAAGTACGAACTCATGCCAGACGGCCGGCAGGAGCGGCAAATGCGCCGCTTTGCGGGCTCCTGTCGCTTCGTCTTCAACAAGGCGCTGGCGTTGCAGAAGGAACGTCACGAGCAAGGCGAGAACAAGCTCGGCTATGCGGGCCTGTGCAAGTTGCTGACCGAGTGGCGCCATAGCCCGCCAACCGCATGGCTGGCCGATGCGCCTGTTCACCCGTTGCAACAGAGCCTCAAGGATCTGGAGCGGGCCTACACCAACTTCTTCGCCAAGCGAGCCGACTTTCCCCGGTTCAAGAAGAAGGGGCAGAACAACAGCTTGCGCTATCCCGACCCGAAACAGATCAAGCTCGACCAGACCAACAGCCGCCTGTTTCTGCCCAAGCTGGGCTGGCTGCGCTACCGCAACAGCCGCGAGACGCTGGGTACTGTGAAGAACATCACCGTGAGCCAGTCGTGTGGCAAGTGGTTCGTGAGCATCCAGACCGAACGCGAGATTGATGAGCAGCCCACGGCACAGGGTGCGGCAATCGGCATCGACATGGGCATTGCCCGGTTCGCCACGCTTTCGGATGGCTCGTTCTACGCACCCCTGAACAGCTTCAAACGCCATGAAACCGCGCTGTGCAAAGCGCAGCAGGCGATGAGCCGCAAGGTCAGATTCAGCCGCAACTGGAAGAAGGCGAAAGCTTGCGTCCAGCGCATTCATTCCCGAATCGGCAATGCCCGCCGCGACTACCTGCACAAGTGCTCCACCACGATCAGCCAAAACCACGCGATGGTGTGTATCGAGGACTTGCAGGTACGCAATATGTCCAGGTCGGCGGCAGGCACGGCCGAGGCACCGGGAAGAAACGTTCGGGCCAAATCTGGCCTGAACAGGGCCATCCTCGATCAGGGCTGGTTCGAGTTCCGCCGCCAACTGGACTACAAGCTGGCGTGGCGCGGCGGCTGGCTGATTGCCGTGCCGCCGCAAAATACCAGCCGCAGGTGCCCGTGTTGCGAACATGTGTCGGCGGCCAACCGCCAGACGCAAGCGCTGTTCAGGTGTGTGGGATGTGGTTTTGAAGGCAACGCCGATGTGGTCGGGGCGATCAATGTACTAAGGGCGGGACACGCCCGGTTAGCCTGTGAAGTGAGCGCAGAGGTCATGGCGCCAGCAGCAGGAACCCACCGAAGCGACTCAGGGGCAGCTCGATGCCGCGCCTGA
- the rplS gene encoding 50S ribosomal protein L19 has protein sequence MTNKIILALEAEQMQKEIPAFAPGDTVVVQVKVKEGDRSRLQAFEGVVIAKRNRGVNSAFTVRKISSGVGVERTFQTYSPQIDSLAVKRRGDVRKAKLYYLRDLSGKAARIKEKLS, from the coding sequence ATGACCAACAAAATCATTCTGGCCCTCGAAGCCGAGCAGATGCAGAAAGAAATCCCGGCCTTCGCCCCGGGCGACACTGTTGTCGTTCAGGTGAAAGTGAAGGAAGGCGATCGTAGCCGTCTGCAGGCGTTCGAAGGCGTTGTCATCGCCAAGCGTAACCGTGGCGTGAACAGTGCTTTCACTGTTCGCAAGATCTCCAGCGGCGTTGGCGTTGAGCGTACTTTCCAGACCTACAGCCCGCAAATCGACAGCCTGGCTGTCAAGCGTCGCGGCGACGTTCGCAAGGCCAAGCTGTACTACCTGCGCGACCTGTCCGGTAAAGCAGCACGCATCAAGGAAAAACTGTCCTGA
- the trmD gene encoding tRNA (guanosine(37)-N1)-methyltransferase TrmD, giving the protein MASLRIDVITLFPEMFSAISEYGITSRAVKQELLQLTCWNPRDYTTDRHHTVDDRPFGGGPGMVMKIKPLEDALAEARLAAGDKAKVIYLSPQGRRLSQPAVRELAQESALILIAGRYEGIDERFIEAHVDEEWSIGDYVLSGGELPAMVLIDAVTRLLPGALGHVDSAEEDSFTDGLLDCPHYTRPEVYADQRVPDVLLSGNHAHIRRWRLKQSLGRTFERRADLLESRSLSGEEQKLLTEYIRERDDSKRIDG; this is encoded by the coding sequence ATGGCTAGCCTGCGCATAGACGTTATCACGCTGTTTCCCGAGATGTTTTCCGCCATCAGCGAATACGGCATAACCAGCCGTGCGGTGAAACAGGAGCTGTTGCAGCTGACCTGTTGGAATCCGCGGGACTACACCACGGATCGCCATCACACTGTGGACGATCGCCCCTTCGGTGGCGGCCCCGGCATGGTGATGAAGATCAAGCCTCTGGAAGATGCGCTGGCCGAGGCCAGGCTGGCAGCCGGAGACAAGGCAAAGGTGATTTACCTTTCGCCGCAAGGCCGCAGGCTGAGTCAGCCAGCGGTGCGCGAACTGGCGCAAGAGAGTGCTCTCATTCTCATCGCCGGTCGTTATGAAGGCATCGATGAGCGTTTCATTGAAGCGCACGTGGATGAAGAGTGGTCGATTGGCGACTATGTCCTGTCTGGCGGTGAGCTGCCGGCGATGGTACTGATCGATGCGGTTACACGACTGCTGCCTGGAGCTTTAGGGCATGTAGACTCCGCGGAGGAAGACTCCTTCACGGACGGTCTGCTTGATTGCCCGCACTACACCCGACCTGAGGTGTATGCGGATCAGCGTGTTCCCGACGTATTGCTAAGTGGCAATCATGCACATATCCGGCGTTGGCGTTTGAAGCAGTCCCTTGGGCGGACTTTCGAGCGACGCGCTGATCTTCTGGAAAGTCGCTCACTTTCTGGAGAAGAGCAGAAGCTGCTGACGGAATACATCCGTGAGCGGGACGATAGTAAACGTATCGATGGCTGA
- the rimM gene encoding ribosome maturation factor RimM (Essential for efficient processing of 16S rRNA): MNATPASADDLIVIGKIFSVHGVRGEVKVYSFTDPIDNLLDYKTWTLRREGRVEKQVELVSGRLQSKFLVTKLKGLDDRDEAQLLAGCEVCVPRSLFPDLDDGEYYWYQLEGLKVIDTLGQLLGKIDHLLETGSNDVMVVKPCAGSLDDRERLLPYTEHCVLAVDLEAGEMKVDWDADF, from the coding sequence ATGAACGCGACGCCTGCATCTGCCGACGATCTGATCGTCATTGGCAAGATTTTCTCGGTTCATGGCGTTCGCGGCGAAGTGAAGGTGTACTCCTTCACGGATCCGATTGACAACCTGCTGGACTACAAGACCTGGACGCTGCGGCGCGAAGGCCGTGTGGAAAAACAGGTCGAGCTGGTCAGTGGACGCTTGCAGAGCAAGTTTCTGGTCACAAAGCTCAAAGGCCTCGATGATCGTGATGAAGCCCAGCTTCTGGCCGGTTGCGAAGTCTGTGTGCCGCGTAGCCTGTTCCCTGATCTGGATGATGGCGAGTACTACTGGTATCAACTGGAAGGACTCAAGGTTATCGACACGCTCGGGCAATTGCTCGGCAAGATCGATCACCTGCTTGAAACCGGCTCGAACGATGTAATGGTGGTAAAGCCCTGCGCGGGTAGCCTGGATGATCGCGAACGCCTGTTGCCCTATACGGAGCATTGCGTGTTGGCTGTCGACCTGGAAGCCGGCGAGATGAAGGTGGATTGGGATGCGGATTTCTAA
- the rpsP gene encoding 30S ribosomal protein S16 produces MLTIRLALGGSKKRPFYHVTVTDSRNARDGSHKEQIGFFNPIARGQEVRLSINEERLNYWLSVGAQTSERVAQLIKESNKTKAAA; encoded by the coding sequence ATGCTAACCATTCGTCTTGCCCTTGGCGGCTCCAAAAAGCGCCCGTTCTACCACGTGACTGTCACTGACAGCCGCAACGCCCGTGACGGCTCTCACAAAGAGCAGATCGGTTTCTTCAACCCGATCGCTCGTGGTCAGGAAGTTCGCCTGTCCATCAACGAAGAACGCCTGAACTACTGGCTGAGCGTTGGCGCTCAGACTTCCGAGCGCGTTGCCCAGTTGATCAAAGAGAGCAACAAGACCAAGGCTGCGGCCTGA
- the ffh gene encoding signal recognition particle protein has protein sequence MFENLTERLSQTLRHVTGKAKLTEENIKDTLREVRMALLEADVALPVVKDFVNNIKERAVGTEVSRSLTPGQAFVKIVQAELESIMGAANEDLALNAAPPAVVLMAGLQGAGKTTTAGKLAKFLKERKKKSVMVVSADIYRPAAIKQLETLANDLGVTFFPSDTSQKPVDIAQAAIREAKLKFIDVVIVDTAGRLHIDSEMMAEIQALHAAVKPVETLFVVDAMTGQDAANTAKAFGDALPLTGVILTKVDGDARGGAALSVRSITGKPIKFIGMGEKSDALEPFHPDRIASRILGMGDVLSLIEQAEQTLDREKAEKLTKKLKKGKGFDLEDFRDQLQQMKNMGGLGGLMDKLPSIGGMNLSQMGNAQGAAEKQFKQMEAIINSMTPAERRDPDLISGSRKRRIALGSGTQVQDIGRLIKQHKQMQKMMKKFSTKGGMSKMMRGLGGMFPGGGGMPKM, from the coding sequence ATGTTTGAAAATCTAACGGAACGCCTTTCCCAGACGCTGCGCCATGTCACCGGCAAGGCCAAGCTGACCGAAGAGAACATCAAGGACACCTTGCGCGAAGTGCGCATGGCGTTGCTCGAAGCTGACGTCGCGTTGCCAGTGGTCAAGGACTTCGTCAACAATATCAAGGAGCGGGCGGTCGGCACCGAGGTGTCGCGCAGCCTGACGCCGGGCCAGGCGTTCGTGAAGATCGTCCAGGCCGAACTCGAAAGCATCATGGGGGCGGCCAACGAAGACCTGGCGCTCAATGCTGCGCCACCTGCCGTGGTGCTGATGGCCGGTCTGCAGGGTGCGGGCAAGACCACCACCGCCGGCAAGCTGGCCAAGTTCCTCAAAGAGCGCAAGAAGAAGAGCGTGATGGTGGTGTCGGCCGACATCTACCGTCCGGCGGCGATCAAGCAGCTCGAAACCCTGGCCAACGATCTTGGGGTCACCTTCTTCCCGTCCGATACCAGCCAGAAGCCGGTGGACATTGCCCAGGCGGCGATCCGCGAAGCAAAGCTCAAATTCATCGATGTGGTGATCGTCGACACCGCCGGCCGTCTGCATATCGATTCCGAGATGATGGCCGAGATCCAGGCGCTGCACGCTGCGGTCAAGCCGGTCGAAACCCTGTTCGTGGTCGACGCCATGACCGGTCAGGACGCGGCCAACACCGCCAAGGCCTTTGGTGATGCGCTGCCGTTGACCGGTGTGATCCTGACCAAGGTCGACGGCGACGCACGTGGTGGTGCTGCACTGTCGGTGCGCTCGATCACCGGCAAGCCGATCAAGTTCATCGGTATGGGCGAGAAGAGCGACGCCCTTGAGCCATTCCATCCGGATCGTATCGCTTCGCGGATCTTGGGCATGGGTGACGTGCTCAGCCTCATCGAGCAGGCCGAGCAGACGCTGGACCGCGAGAAGGCCGAGAAGCTCACCAAAAAGCTCAAGAAGGGCAAGGGCTTCGACCTCGAAGATTTCCGCGACCAATTGCAACAAATGAAAAACATGGGCGGCCTGGGCGGGCTGATGGACAAGCTGCCGAGCATCGGCGGCATGAACCTGTCGCAGATGGGCAACGCCCAGGGCGCGGCCGAGAAGCAGTTCAAGCAGATGGAAGCGATCATCAACTCGATGACGCCGGCCGAGCGCCGCGACCCTGACCTGATCAGCGGCTCGCGCAAGCGCCGCATCGCGCTGGGTTCCGGTACCCAGGTGCAGGACATCGGGCGGCTGATCAAGCAGCACAAGCAGATGCAGAAGATGATGAAGAAGTTCTCCACCAAAGGTGGCATGTCGAAAATGATGCGCGGTCTGGGCGGTATGTTCCCGGGCGGTGGCGGCATGCCCAAGATGTAA
- a CDS encoding cytochrome C assembly family protein: protein MFPLPASLFPSLIAASLYAAATVYQGIRLRRATRPDKRLLWLLGSLAIIAHAIGLCSQLIRPAGLGLDFFNAASLIALAVIFLILLGTVRIPVENLLALLFPLGMITVLLAQFVPSGTAQPIVESPGILSHVLLSILSYGMFTIAVFQALLLLLQDYQLKHKHPSGLIRNFPPLQTMESLLFGFLWAGWTLLSLSLISGWIFVENLFAQHLVHKTLLSCLAWVVFGVLLWGRTRLGWRGHKAIRWTLGGFCLLMLAYFGSKLVREFILHI, encoded by the coding sequence ATGTTCCCTTTGCCAGCCAGCCTGTTCCCCAGCCTCATCGCCGCCAGCCTGTATGCCGCCGCGACCGTCTATCAAGGCATCCGCCTGCGCCGCGCCACCAGACCCGACAAGCGTCTGCTGTGGCTGCTCGGCTCCCTGGCGATCATCGCCCATGCCATCGGCCTGTGCTCGCAACTGATTCGCCCGGCAGGCCTGGGCCTGGATTTTTTCAACGCCGCCAGCCTCATCGCCCTCGCGGTCATCTTCCTGATTCTGCTCGGGACCGTGCGCATTCCAGTGGAAAACCTGCTGGCGCTGCTGTTTCCGCTCGGCATGATAACCGTCTTGCTCGCGCAGTTCGTGCCCAGCGGGACGGCGCAACCGATCGTCGAGTCGCCAGGCATCCTCAGCCATGTACTGCTGTCGATATTGTCGTACGGCATGTTCACGATCGCCGTGTTCCAGGCGCTGCTCCTGCTCTTGCAGGACTACCAGCTCAAGCACAAACACCCGTCCGGGCTGATTCGCAATTTTCCGCCACTGCAAACCATGGAAAGCCTGCTGTTCGGCTTCTTGTGGGCTGGCTGGACCCTGTTGTCGCTGTCGCTGATCTCAGGCTGGATCTTCGTCGAGAATCTGTTCGCCCAGCATCTGGTCCACAAGACCCTGCTGTCTTGCCTGGCCTGGGTGGTGTTCGGGGTCCTGCTCTGGGGTCGCACGCGGCTGGGCTGGCGTGGCCACAAGGCAATCCGCTGGACACTGGGCGGCTTCTGCCTGCTGATGCTGGCCTACTTCGGCAGCAAGCTGGTACGCGAATTCATCCTGCATATCTGA